The window tgagactcttcttagaatgcggggagtgaaggtgagtaatcaagaggaagacttggataggcactgttgggcgctgactaacaatggagtttattcttgcaaatcggcctttgaagctttctctctctttagatctgatcctccctcggatgtgtggaagtcgatttggacccttaaagttcctttccgtattaggagtttcctgtggctgggcgttaaggacaggcttcttactaattcggataggcacaaaAGGCatttggctgattctggagcttgcagtagatgcagaggccatgttgagactttgtgccatgctcttagagattgctctaatagtaaagaggtttggaggaaaattctcccacaccatattttctcttccttcatggcacattctgaggtcgactggttctctcatggtgttagaggaaagttgcttccatacatggagcatggtgacattttctttgctattatctgtcaccaagtttggaaatggagaaacgaggagatttttggagataaaactgtttttatgacaaacttagctgatttcttctcgaaaaaacttttctctattatcgatagtttcaaaggagagtcccttgccagagcctctcaatGGTTcttgcctcagtaacggtaagattgcgactggaggtgtgcttagagatgcagggggcaCCTgactttctgggttctcccagaatttagggttgggttcttccttttctgcggagctctgggctattcttactggaatcaatcttgctaaaaggctgggtgttaagaggctctctatggagtctgataatttggaagcaatcaaaatgatttctgagaatcattttatgggtcttaacagtcgcaacctcatcaaagctattaaaaggctttgctcctcctttgagttcgtagagttcagacacatttttatagagcagaatcgtgttgctgatcgcttggcggcggcgggccatgaagggacgttaggcgttactacccttcctgtttcccctagtttcatctctcctcttctcttagaagataggatcggggttagcttccctaggctaattcctgggtagtttgttgttgttcgtttttcttttccttttctaccaaaaaaaaatatatatataatcaatttaaaattatttttatacattatatatatccaaaataaattataaacaattttggtttgttatttttttgttaatttgatcTTATTAAAGTCTCATAATGTACCATAGTCTTGATTTGTTAAAGCATACAACAGACGCTGAACAATTACCATTAGTGATTATTGACATATTATATAGATTCATTTCGTTGAGCCAGAAATGGAATGAACACCAACCGTAgggaataaaatatattaattattacatATTTTCATCCTCCGGGTCCTTCGTCTTCTCCTTGACGTCTTGGAATTACAATAATTTGAATTTCTATACTAAACTTCAACTAGTTTGAAGAAATTAAGTGAAAAGAGAAATAGAATATCGTGTATATAAGGCAGGACACACATGtcctattttccaaaaataccaaaagataATATAACAATTATAGAGGAGTCTAATAATATTCATAACGCCAATCATGCCAAgacttaattaaataaatttaattggttaattacataaaataattttatataagttttaattaatccAAATTAAccgtttaattaatttattatcaaATTAgcgttttaattaatttagtatccTTTACATTTTATTCTGATGAAAATATGTTAGATATAAATTTAAGGGTAAATGATGTATTAGTCCCtacatttttacctaacacactatttagtcaTCGTATTTTCATAATACATTGTTTAGTTCCTAATTTTCTTCCATTTAACAGTTTAATCATTCacatatttgaattattaaacaaTTTAGTCTTTTTTTAAGGGACTAAactattgaataaaataaaagttaaggactaaacggtatattattaatatacgAGAACTAAATAGTGCGTTAggtaaaaatatagggactaatatattatttatcctAAATTTAATTAGATACTAAAATATAACTATAcgaaatattaaatatttatgttcAATTATTTACTGaaattatttaatgtgtttaattaaacatatcatatataattaattcaaaCACATAATAATTTTGCAAAATCAtttcaaaaacataaaataattaatgacGAGATATTATggaataataatataaagagaaaagtacaaaaataaaccttgtggttacacctgtttccGATAGGTACCCTTgtgatttaaaaatttacaaaccgATACTTTGAgtttcattccgttagcaaacacataccaaattggctatcggtgttaaaagtcaaaggaaaaagagttaatttagtctttagatttatttattttataaattaacctaacttattatctaattattacaaacaaactccaaaataaaaaacaattataccatcttctctatcgtaatttcttatttttttcttctttctcttttctttattaatttttctctctctaaaatcaatatGATGTTCAATTGATTTCTACTCCACAATGTATAGCAATTCTATTTGTTTCTCACAAGTATGGAAAAGtaacaaattcataataaaatTCGGGTTTGGATAGCAGAGGTGATTTTGGTGATAAAATCATCAATATTGATGGTGCCAAGCTCCCCACTGAATCTAGATCGGATTGTAACGCTTTGTGTCTCAACCTCTTTGGGTCCCACAACTGCCATTAGAGGAATTTTCTGCCTCTCCGAATTTCAAACTGCCATTAGAGGAATTTTCTGCTTCTCTGAATTTCGAATCAGCTTTGGCAAGCATTCACCATGGCAAAATTCTGTTCGaataccaattttttttttgtctgtaACAGGTAATTAACAATCTTCCTTGTTTACTTTAATAACCTCTTAAAAGTAAGTTGTTACCTGGCTGGCTGTTTGTAACAGGTAAAACTCGAACTTGGATTGGAGAGAGCTTGTTGGAACTCGAACTCAGAAAACAGGAACAAAGTTAACTTATAaaataagggggttaatttataaaataaataaatataagaacaaagttaactcttttccctttgacttttaacactgttagttaatttgatatgtgtTTGCTAAAGGAATAAAGTTCAAGGTAtcagtttgtaaatttttaaaccacaagagtgccgatcgaaaacatgtgtaaccacaaagtttatttttttacttttccctaaaataaaattaaaatcattaacGATTTTAAGACAGATCGGTGGGGTCGTGCTCCCGAGAACCGCCTTGCTGCCGCACAAGGCAGTAGCAACCCCAATGGTTgttgctgccttgcggcagcaacGGCCTAACccgcataaaaaaaattattttaatttaatcataTTAAATTTCTAGAATCATCGtttatttatcaaataattaaaacaacggtttatttattgtttaatcCAATAAATCTCATTTATAAATTAGCAGAATTACAAAACCTATTAATCTCGTCTTTTacgttttaatatttttatatataaaataatggaTTTAACGCTTTCTCTGATATCATAGTTAGGAAATAGACAAACGTATGcgtaacaaaaaaataaaaaattctattTCCTTTAACCCTATAATTCCTTatcgttatttcatatcaaAAGAGTTAAACTTATGTACCTTATTTGAAGAACTATCTAATGTTGCAAACAAAGAGCCCACACAGTGTATCAATCTTCTTTCATGAACTTGATTAAACCAAAAACAACACATTCTTAATCGAccttgaatagcaaccaaaagtatagattgcctctaatgaTATCCACACGAACTAAAATACGAATGAACAAGATAGGTAATTATTCGAGTAAAGTTCGAGAGAGAATTTTAGTCCCCCAAAATTGTCTTGGCCAAAATACATAATATAGGagtatatatagttatattttcTTATTCCTAACCATAATACAATTAGGTAAAATAGCTAATTAGTATACTacaaatacataaaataaaatagctaATTAGTATTCTAATCAcattatgttaattaattaaataaataattactaaatttatctatatatctaatatataaatataattaccaCCGCGAACCCCAGTTAGATTCAGACATGATACACTTTTTAGTTACTGGGAGAACCCAATTCTAATCCTATTagaattcttatttcttttaggataataattagattTAATTAGTACTTTAATCACATTATATTTTCTAATTAAAGTaaaaatattatcattatttatattttatatatatttatacaatTAATAACTTACCATTCTAATCAAATTAGAATTCATATTTCCTTATAGAATTATAATCCTTTTAGATAATTTATCCAtaactataatctaattataattgggGTTAGTTATATATAGATGCTCTGTGCTTTCATTAATTTATAGATGGAtacatgtggtatttttttttttgcaaacgcaaCTCTATGATTTGTAGCATTTTGATTCACTTTATCAAAATTTGACCAATAACGatctcgaaatgaaaattttcaagagttaaatgatattttaagcaactttaattcttcaaccttttaagtttgaggtcatttatatgtttttgggttaattacaaataactatcttgtggtttggccgatttgcgatgtggtacctgtggtattttttttttgcaaacacaaccttatggttgcaaaattttatatgttttttttactttgccaaatttgaccgataacgaatgaaaattttcaagaattaaacttgtttggtattatatttactatggaaccatattcttaatttttcaaaatcatcatttttggagttttctctctctaaacattatctttctttctcataaaaaacaatacataaatgacctcaaacctaaaaagttgaagaattaaagtttcttaaaatatcatttagctcttgaaaattttcatttcgaagtcgttatcggccaaatttggcaaagtaaaaaaaacatgtaaaattttgcaaccatatggttgtgtttgaaaaaaaatatcacatgtaccacatcgcaaatcggccaaaccatagggtagttatttgtaattaaccctatgtttttttatgagagataaaatcaatgtttagagagaaaactccaaaaatgatgtttttgaacaattaaaaatatgatttcatagtaaatatgatactaaacaactttaattcttgaaaattttcatttgaggtcgttatcagccaaatttgacaaagtaaaaaatgcaaaattttacaaacaAAGGGTTGAGTTTGTGAAGAAAAATACCACATATACCCATCTCTAAATCTGTGTAACCACATGGCATCTACTTGTAATTAACCATTATAATTATTCAATAAATCAATGAAACAAATTTACACTCGTACAACTATAAATTCTAAGTCTCTCTACGTTCACTCTCAAATCATTCCATCCTCTGATCTTAATTCAATATGtcacccattaggttcttactgcTACTAGTTGTATACATTTATTgcaattaatttaaacaaatcaattcaGTCAAATGTATAACAGAATGAGTGTGCAAACTATTTTAGCAGAATCGTCACATTCTTCTCATAGAGCCATAAGAAGTCAGATTGATTCTAACATTTACCTTTCCGTATCAAGTGTAGTATAATACAATCTTGCATCAGTTATATCATTAAACGAATCCGTAACTATGAAAactgtcaagttacatataatgaagcgtttgttttacttatccaggtagaattaactctgaatagatatGTTAAATGAAATCTCAATTTCAACTCTTAACCCTATCACCTTGGAAGGATTTCAAGTTGATTCTCTTAACCCTATCAACTTGCAATTACTCATGTCTCCTATCTATCGGGGAATGATGAATgttcaatctaacattaactatctcacaatttttttatgttatatccAACGTCTGCCCAAACACATCCCAAGATCATTCATCTTATGGATCATGTTAGCACATGGTCAAATGATCACACtctagaattactaattaatactTGTTTGAGTTtaaggattacttatacctactaatatcTTTGAGATAAGACTTGTGACATTAGATAGGTCTTTTTATCTTAAATCGGTTCCCCAATTCTAATGAGTTCCTTCACATGATCCATgcaactgtctagatatccaaATACATAAAGCTTATGAGAtctccagaatcactaattaatactTGTTTGCGTCTAAGGATTACTTATACTTACTAATATCTTTGAGATAAGACTTATGACACTAGATAGGTGTTTATTATCTCAaatcgggtccccaatcctaatgagcTCCTTCACCTGATCCATgcaactgtctagatatccaaATACATAAAGCTTATGAGATCAGGTTTCTGTTAATAAACAAAAGATAttattacatacaagtctcaattgTGTTATGTTAATCATTTAAACATAATATTTGACTTAGAGCAATTTAagtttatcaattaattaactacATAATTCTGTTTCttcatgaatagtcgtgttcGTTTGTGAATAGTCGTATCCATCGTGTTCGTCCGTAAATAATTGTATATCTCAATGAACAGTCATGTCTTTCTTTTTAGTTCTACTTATATAGAATAAAATTGTTAAAATTCAAAGCTTAGAAAAACTATTGAAAATTATTCTCCAATAAATTTTCTACTTTCTCTATTCATAATATTCTTATTTTCCTAACGAATCTACACACAGTAAAAATTCGTTTACATAACCTGTTGTATTTTAAAATACAAAATCGTCAATAGCGACAAAATCTATCTTAAAAAGACTACTAATACATACTTCAGATTTATCTAACTCTATTCTTTTGATTTGTATTTActattcatatatttttaatgctaattttgtttttttatgacaTCTAACATATTCATAAATGATTTCATTTATTTAACTTGTTCAATTTGGTAAAAAGATTAAtacatttatataattaaacatGCTATATCATACAAATAAATGATTCAATAACGATACATTATATTCTAAAACAATTATCCATAAAACCAACAAAACCAAAATTTATCATGGAATAACATTTTTAATTTTCCAGAAAtcacaagttttgatttttttttttaaacatactttctctcttttaataaaaaaatctaaacgaccttaaaattaaaaaatgcatcAATAATCAAAACTAAAAGTATCAACTTAAATATATCCATATTAGACATTACACATACTAAAAACATCTTCAACCATACACTCTATTTTACTTATTATATCTTCATTTTTCTCTATTCTATctgtaaataaaaaattgatacCATCAAACATATTCAACCATATACTCTATTTATAAcatcaaaaaatatatattctttttaacaaaaaaatatattttattactattatattaatttttttattttacattctttttattattaatcaaaatatatctacaaattaaattttatcatATCATATAACTTAACATTGTTATTTCaataattcaaataataattattaaaattaaatttgaatgtcatataatttttaataataaataaaagaattaaataaaatttgtttgaatataaaaaataaacataaaaattaaataacattaaaGTTAATAGTAAGGgttcttttttttgtttgtttgttgaaACAACGACTGAATATTATATCTTACCAAACAATACTAATTaatcagctaataacaaaccacTAACATAATAACAAACCCTACCTCGAATAGCAAAtgctattaaaaaaaactaactccattaacaataataacaaacagcaataataacaaacagctatgAATAACTAATATCTTTAGCAAAGAGACCGAAGGAGTAGCTAAAAAGGTGTGGATTtgagtttttaattttaagcaAAGAGACCGAAGGAGTAGCTAAAAAGGTGTGGATTTgagtttttaattttaacttaagagtgaAGCGAAAACTAAAAAGGTGATTGGAGGAGTCCAACTAAAAAACGATGGTTGGAGGAGTGAAGCGAAAACTCACTCTATCTATCCTTTGCTACCATAATTATCATTATTGTAGCAGACATGTGATTTTAGAAGAGAGGTTTCGAGAATATACTTTTGATAAAGCAATTAAGCAAAAGGATCCATCTTCTCTTTATCTGCCTAGCCACGTTCTCTACTGCCATACGCTTTACCCAAATCAAGAAGCCTACTAGTAGTAAGCTAAGCCTATTAAAGAGaaaaatcaatcaatcaatactGCTGCAACTTCTGCAATTCTAAACCCACTTGATACACACATTTATTGACTTTTCTTCCATCAATACGTCAGAAAATAACACTTCAATTTCCCTCCTTTTTCTTCATACAGGGTTATCAAAATCCtaataataaaatgataatAGTGCAAATCATTGTTTGTGTAAATGCAAGTAGCTAAACCTAAAACTAAACAGAATGGCTGAAACTTCTACGTTAATAACTTGAATTAAACAGAAAAAAGATGTGATAATGATAATCGTTAAGAGAAGCAAACTCCTAAGAAAAGAAATCTAACAATTCACAGCGGTTCGATTCCAATCTCTCTCACAAAGGCGGTGGAGGCCTGGCGGTGGGCGCCCATATAAGATCTGAAGGCAAATGACAACTGTACATAACCATCCCACACGAGTCACCACCGCCTGCTGTGTGGCCGCTATCTCCACCGGCACCAGAAACAGACGGGGATTGACCTTCTGCGCCGCCTGCAGAGCCTGAATTCCTCCCTTCATCGTCTACCGGTAACCGGTAAAAACTGGGATTAGTAAACGTAGCTGCAATTACATACACAGTATCCGCGGCCATCAAGGTTCCAGCAACTATACCGCCGACGATCTGGCCTTGAGGACCGGCCAGTGAAATAGTGAAAGCATTAGGAACCGAATACGACACGGTTTGGGGCAAAAAGGTGGCAGAGATGGAAAGAATATCGAATCTGCCATGGAAAGTAATAGTAGCACCCGGAGTGGTGGACGGCTGACGTAGAGTAACATTAGAGACAGTGCCAGATCCCGTAAGAACACAAATTCCAATATTTTTCCGGCGACAAAAACGGGAAATAGATTCAACAACATCGCCTCCGCCAGGAACTTCAAGAATGTAAGGACTCATAGGCGGTTCAGGATCGCGAGTGATGACAACAGGAGGCTTTGGTTTATTCTTGGAACCGGGCGGTCTACCTCTTGGGCGACGAACAACTTCAATAGTGGCGCCATCGCTGGTATTAGGTTCGTTGGGTATGTGTTTGTTGGTGACATGAGTGGTTACGGCGGCGGCTCCTTCAGAAGTGTCATCGTCTTCAGAGTCACGAGAAAGTTGGAAGTGGTGAGAAAAGGGGAGTTGGCGGTGGTGGTGGTGATGGTGAGGATGAAGTTTGGAGAACATGTTGAGGTTTTCATGCTTGGTATGGTCATGATGTTGGGAGGAGTCCAAATATTCACCTttcataatttttcttatttattaagaaGAATAATAGTAATAAAGAAATAATACGGAAGGAAGGATatagaataataaaataaataaataaagagaaaaggaaTGAAACGCGAATTGTTTATAGTTGAAAAAGAggagaggagattgatgaaCTTGGAAAGGAAGTAAAGACTAATGGCGCCGCTGGTAAAAGAAAAAAGGGTCCACAGAGAAGAGGGAGGCACCGCTTTGCTTTAGGTGGTGTTTGGTTTAGGGGTTTGAAGAGCCTCCCGACCGACTGGATTGACAACGACTTGTGATGTTGTATATTTCGGGTTATGGGGGCTTCCCCTTTAtgtatcttctctctctctatcaAATCTATTCTATTCTTACATGCTTTCCCCCATCCATACATATTTACTTACCCGCCAAGCCCTCCCTCTCTCTAAACACGGTTAAACTCTTAAATGgtgttaattttaataataactaTAAGTGTTcgttatggttactttgttttttacaaagtaccgttacttagTTTGGTTTTCACcactatataaatattaataaaaatataatctaataattacaattaatgatataattaatgatataaaagtgctatataaattaaatattattattttattttcacatttaatttaaataatctttttatagataaatataaaaatataattaaaaattatgtttttatcagtaaaaaatgaggaagtgacacctcaactccatcgttactgttagGGCTGGGCACGGATCCTGGAGATATtggaccggaccgaatatccgaggaaaaaactccagaattggaccggaccgttgactttttttgaagaaccgaactggattggaccgttgacttttcgtcaaagaactggaccgaactttatccaggaccggaccgataaccggattggattggattggattggaccgaactgaaataaccgaaagtttagcaataataaatgGGTTCTTTACATAAAACTCATTAATCTTATTAAATAATACATAAGACTCATAACATGAAAACTAATTCCAATTGTGTCAAATACTGATAAACTATTATTGAAATAACATTTTCCTACTTTGTAGGAAACttattccttaaaaaaaatagaaaaccctCCATTGAAAGAAAACCTGCAACTCCAAtagaaatagaaaatgaaaatattagatAATAATTCGTAAATCCTCATCTAATATTTAAGATTTAATAGCATTAGAAAACTTGTTATTTATTTCTATGACTGTAAAAATTTAATTCTGAAACTTATTCAAAACTTCCATATTTTAGCATtcgatttttgaaaatttaattcatgatcagtttattttttttatggaacagTTTACTTTTATTAATAACTGTTAAATGTgacaaaagaataaaaaaaaattggggttTTGATATTTTGATTAATAGAAAATAAAGGATTGATAAAAACCAACAAAAGATCAAccttaattataaaatatatctaatatatgactaatggtgtaattttctcataataaatttatatttcatatattaactttatataaagagaaatattatataatatatagttatatattttataaggtttggtaaactaattacaataatataaatttataatttattaataaggtataacattattatatagtcaaaaaaattatcccgattagttcccgtttataaaatgaaataaaaaatatttacctaaaatgtAGACATGGAGAATCGAACACCTAATCAAATGGAAATCGCCTTAACCATCTGAACCAATTCTACTTCTtgttaaccatttaattaagtaacaaatattagaagttttaaatattaaattttttaaacattttataaaatagaatctCGTGCTTCTTTACCCCATTCTCTCTACTTCGATTTTTTTCTAGGGTTCTATCTCCTCCACTGCACTCCATCGTCGCTGCCATCGCTGCTACCACCTCGCACGCCGCCACCCCCACCTTGCACaccgccacctccacctccaccttttACCGATCTAAACTCTGGTAAGTTTTCTAAACTCTGaacttttatatttcaatttctaaacTCTGTGTTGCGTACATTGTGtagatttgaagttttatatgttctgtgttatatttgaagttttatatgttaGGGTATTAGATATAGTTCTTAATTAATTCATAGAAGCTTCCTCtcatggaaaatcaattaggaaaattttcttcacctggttTTTCAGCCATGGAAAATTTTCTAGATAGCCACTCCCACCTTTCCCATCTCATCACCTCTTATTCAATCAGGTATTATGGGGTCTTATAGCTAAGCAATAAACTTCAAACGTTACCTACACTTTCTAATATAAACATCAATATAAGGGACCTGTAAAGCTACAAAAAATGGAGGAAGTCTTCGTGAAATTATGCATATAAGAGAAGGGAGATATCAGTCACTTGAAGAATGTTtggtgtaaggggctgtatgtgatgtttttagagagttgagggggttgagaggttgtcccctaagttgaggctgtatatcatttatttcaagttatgtaagataataaaattttatattttattatcttgtaaattaaatttttaatttattttttaggacttaaactattagatatttatccgaatcaccgaaaaattatattggattggaccggaactgaatctccgaatccccgaactggactggactgaaattttggggcaattcaattctggagatttattctttcaatccaatcctggagatttcattttattaatctccgaatttcaatccaatactggagattcatgaatccccgacttggaccgaactgtgcccagccctaattactgttttatattatatatataaattcttTACTTAggtataatttaaatttatttctttAGAAAGAACTGTTTTtaaactttaattaaaaaatagtttCATTACGGTGATTTACCCACCGTAAtggataaattttattttactcCATTACGGCGGTGCAGGCGTCATAATGAAGTAAAAGTACCAACCTTGCCACTGCCAACTCTCCTTCCCTTCAAAAGGAAGGAgacaataatatataaaaataaaattataatatataatttttttatttttttttattttaaattttttttatattatatataagttGTGAATTTGATATTTTTAGAGTATagtatttaatgttttattcAGTCTTCTGATAGGTAAGGTTACCAAATTAATATTATCCGTTTATTTTTTGAACTACTCATTCcattcaaattctaaaatataatgGTATCAAATTATCTGGGGCAGCTCCAGTATTTTAAAAGTTCTAGACCGCTTTAATACTctcttttttataaattaaaattaatttttgactGAACcaagaaaaaccaaataaaaTCAAACTTTTAGGAT of the Euphorbia lathyris chromosome 7, ddEupLath1.1, whole genome shotgun sequence genome contains:
- the LOC136200981 gene encoding AT-hook motif nuclear-localized protein 17; the protein is MKGEYLDSSQHHDHTKHENLNMFSKLHPHHHHHHRQLPFSHHFQLSRDSEDDDTSEGAAAVTTHVTNKHIPNEPNTSDGATIEVVRRPRGRPPGSKNKPKPPVVITRDPEPPMSPYILEVPGGGDVVESISRFCRRKNIGICVLTGSGTVSNVTLRQPSTTPGATITFHGRFDILSISATFLPQTVSYSVPNAFTISLAGPQGQIVGGIVAGTLMAADTVYVIAATFTNPSFYRLPVDDEGRNSGSAGGAEGQSPSVSGAGGDSGHTAGGGDSCGMVMYSCHLPSDLIWAPTARPPPPL